The proteins below are encoded in one region of Brachyspira intermedia PWS/A:
- a CDS encoding isochorismatase family protein, which yields MSKIKILTIVDMQNDYMEGGPMAVKGATKLVPVINDLIKNGEYDAIIATQDWHPSNHISFASTHEKEPFSKIKVIDQDTGDEEILTLWPRHCVARTYGSAIVDGLRKKRDYIYVQKGVDPDDEGNSGFSYMHKEFIDAARENKETLVLDFVGVALDYCVFFTARDTAEYVASIDAEYLVSVNVLEYASAAVNPESIEGLYTSCPLINLKKVRL from the coding sequence ATGAGTAAAATAAAGATACTTACAATAGTAGATATGCAAAATGATTATATGGAAGGCGGCCCTATGGCTGTTAAAGGTGCTACTAAATTAGTACCTGTTATAAATGATCTTATAAAAAATGGTGAGTATGATGCAATAATTGCAACTCAGGATTGGCATCCTTCCAATCATATATCTTTTGCTTCAACTCATGAAAAAGAGCCTTTTTCAAAAATAAAAGTTATAGATCAAGATACAGGCGATGAGGAGATTCTTACTCTATGGCCTCGTCATTGTGTTGCAAGAACTTATGGTTCAGCTATAGTTGATGGACTTAGAAAGAAAAGAGATTATATATATGTTCAAAAGGGAGTTGATCCTGATGATGAGGGAAACTCTGGGTTTTCTTATATGCATAAAGAGTTTATAGATGCTGCTAGAGAAAATAAAGAAACTTTGGTGCTTGATTTTGTAGGTGTTGCTCTTGATTACTGTGTGTTTTTTACAGCAAGAGATACTGCTGAATATGTTGCTTCTATAGATGCTGAATATTTAGTAAGTGTAAATGTGCTTGAGTATGCTTCTGCTGCAGTTAATCCTGAATCTATTGAGGGTTTATATACTTCTTGTCCTCTTATTAATCTTAAAAAGGTTAGATTGTGA
- a CDS encoding methylated-DNA--[protein]-cysteine S-methyltransferase, protein MKIIRLEKKSNFNKAYIYKSHIGDLILKADETFQYITSLEFNLTNIKISLYDEEPSIIKKAKKELDDYFSNSLKKFSIPLAVYGTDFQYNVWMETSKIPFGKVVTYSDIARNISDKKGSISRAVGTAEGKNKIAIIIPCHRVVGVNKKLTGYAGGLDKKEYLLKHEGFDIVNSKIIMK, encoded by the coding sequence GTGAAAATTATTAGGCTTGAAAAAAAGAGTAATTTCAATAAAGCCTATATTTATAAAAGCCATATTGGTGATTTAATACTAAAAGCAGATGAAACCTTTCAATATATTACATCATTAGAATTTAACTTAACAAACATTAAAATATCGTTATATGATGAAGAACCTTCTATAATAAAGAAAGCTAAAAAAGAATTAGACGATTATTTTTCAAATAGTTTAAAAAAATTTTCTATTCCTTTAGCTGTATATGGTACAGATTTTCAATATAATGTTTGGATGGAAACTTCAAAAATACCTTTTGGAAAAGTTGTTACCTATTCTGACATAGCAAGAAATATTTCAGATAAAAAAGGGAGCATATCAAGAGCGGTAGGCACAGCTGAGGGAAAAAACAAAATAGCTATTATAATACCTTGCCATAGGGTTGTAGGAGTGAATAAAAAGTTAACAGGTTATGCAGGCGGACTTGATAAAAAAGAGTATTTACTCAAGCATGAAGGTTTTGATATAGTTAATTCTAAAATTATAATGAAGTAG
- a CDS encoding HsdM family class I SAM-dependent methyltransferase — translation MQEEYTKESFDYLKNTDIEKRKRLGQYFTPKTIRDLLLKELVSISEKKDNVKILDPACGSGEFLLSCNEYFKSPILYGFDIDESLVAISKKLINNADIKCLDTLKLDTKQSIKYDYVIGNPPYFEFKPDKELKKKHNDIISGRVNIFSIFIKLGLELLEDDGYLAYVVPPSMNNGAFFSKLREYIMNISSVEYLHIVDGSDNFYMANQKVMLLILKKTNNHKNKKYIFSKNDITIFTEDKTFLNKAYKDTISLKEIGYEVKTGSIAWNKYKENLTDDKNNSIPLIYSSNIVDGKILIPNKRKLQYIRNIPKEFIIKNNVIAVNRVTGSHKNINIKSAIVKEKEFVCENHVNVIYPLSNYNKDYSLEYIYNALNDKDNIKVLSLITGNTQVSKTELERLLPIKKIIDKV, via the coding sequence ATGCAAGAAGAGTACACGAAAGAAAGTTTTGATTATCTTAAAAATACGGATATAGAAAAAAGAAAAAGATTAGGGCAGTACTTCACTCCTAAAACTATAAGAGATTTGCTATTAAAAGAATTAGTATCTATTTCAGAAAAAAAAGATAATGTAAAAATACTTGATCCTGCATGCGGAAGCGGAGAGTTTCTTCTATCTTGTAATGAATATTTTAAAAGTCCTATACTATACGGATTTGATATTGACGAGAGTTTAGTTGCTATATCCAAAAAACTAATAAATAATGCAGATATAAAATGTTTGGATACTTTGAAGCTTGATACTAAACAATCTATTAAATATGATTATGTTATAGGTAATCCTCCATATTTTGAGTTCAAGCCTGATAAAGAATTAAAGAAAAAGCATAATGATATAATAAGCGGAAGAGTTAACATATTTTCTATATTTATAAAATTAGGTTTGGAGCTTTTAGAAGACGATGGATATTTAGCTTATGTAGTGCCTCCTTCTATGAATAATGGTGCTTTTTTTAGTAAATTAAGAGAATATATAATGAACATAAGTAGTGTTGAATATTTGCATATTGTAGACGGCTCTGATAATTTTTATATGGCCAATCAAAAGGTTATGCTATTAATACTCAAAAAAACTAATAATCATAAAAATAAAAAATATATATTCTCAAAAAATGATATTACAATATTTACAGAGGATAAAACATTTTTAAATAAAGCGTATAAAGATACTATAAGCTTAAAAGAAATAGGTTATGAGGTAAAAACAGGAAGCATTGCTTGGAATAAATATAAAGAAAATCTTACTGATGATAAAAATAATTCTATACCTCTGATATATTCATCTAATATAGTTGATGGGAAAATACTTATACCAAATAAAAGAAAACTACAATATATAAGAAATATTCCAAAAGAATTTATTATAAAGAATAATGTTATAGCTGTTAATAGGGTAACAGGTTCTCATAAAAATATAAATATAAAATCAGCAATAGTAAAAGAAAAAGAGTTCGTATGTGAGAATCATGTAAATGTTATATATCCTTTAAGTAATTATAATAAAGATTATAGTTTGGAATATATTTATAATGCCTTAAATGATAAAGATAATATAAAGGTGCTAAGTCTTATAACAGGAAACACTCAGGTATCAAAGACAGAATTAGAAAGGCTTCTTCCTATAAAGAAGATTATTGATAAGGTATAA
- a CDS encoding GNAT family N-acetyltransferase, whose amino-acid sequence MFINIKENIKYAKDISMMMTEAFNSFYSSYDTIELINKSFISLGYIENNILIGYTGLLEMYSNITCELHPLIIKSEYRNMGIGSKLLNEIEREAKSKNVLNIMLGSDDEDFRTNLHQFDFNNTDMSYILNNIKNINNHPYEFYQKNGYKIAGIFPDANGKGKPDIWLWKQLV is encoded by the coding sequence ATGTTTATAAATATTAAAGAAAATATTAAATATGCTAAAGATATATCAATGATGATGACAGAAGCATTTAATAGTTTTTATAGTTCATACGATACAATTGAATTGATTAATAAGTCTTTTATTTCTTTGGGATATATAGAAAATAATATATTGATAGGATATACAGGACTTTTAGAGATGTACTCAAATATAACATGTGAACTTCATCCTTTAATAATAAAATCTGAATATAGAAATATGGGTATAGGTTCTAAGCTATTAAATGAGATTGAAAGAGAGGCTAAATCAAAAAATGTACTTAATATAATGCTGGGTTCAGATGATGAAGATTTTAGAACTAATTTGCATCAATTTGATTTTAATAATACTGATATGTCATATATATTGAATAATATAAAAAATATTAATAATCATCCTTATGAATTTTATCAGAAAAACGGATATAAAATTGCAGGCATTTTTCCCGATGCCAATGGTAAAGGTAAGCCTGATATTTGGTTGTGGAAACAATTAGTATGA
- a CDS encoding ABC transporter permease, with protein sequence MENNINKNNIKKKLAPLIEFFDEFKKDKTGVVGLCILVLAIMVSLLEPLLLTYKEAPKRWRDITYWQDNPASAAPEWLNFFQKEKSAITTDINPISVETNYIDGELNYKAVFEYNYKFDKAPVDLIFHANVNGSTGLIWNVTRPDGAVITLSDSLHNINGDLRISSFNDSKNRIFRFYRESVPRILARQIDTLTTNPMKILFNTKKDDMAKNFQALKGIYKFEVSGKFSEDNASFEDPYMVLVGSMSGIMGTDNMKRDIFSGLVSGLKWALFIGIATSFISVIIGVMYGIVSAYFGGFVDNTMQFIYQIFIGIPVLPVMIVMSAIFKPSIWTMITMMIFFSWTGSVMTVRSMAMQLKEETYIEAARTIGAGHFRIIFNHLAPLLLPFSFASMALAVPSAIVYESSLSLLGLGDASIVTWGQILHDAMKGSAVLSGLWWWIIPPGILIAILGMSFAFLGFALDKILHPKLRSR encoded by the coding sequence ATGGAGAATAATATTAATAAAAATAATATTAAGAAAAAACTTGCTCCTTTAATAGAATTTTTTGATGAGTTTAAAAAAGATAAAACAGGTGTTGTAGGTTTATGCATACTTGTTTTGGCTATTATGGTATCATTATTAGAGCCTTTGCTTTTGACTTATAAAGAAGCACCAAAAAGATGGAGAGATATAACTTACTGGCAGGATAATCCCGCTTCAGCTGCTCCTGAGTGGCTTAATTTTTTTCAGAAAGAAAAATCAGCTATCACAACAGATATAAATCCTATAAGTGTTGAAACTAATTATATTGATGGTGAATTAAATTATAAAGCAGTATTTGAATATAATTATAAATTTGATAAAGCTCCAGTGGATTTAATTTTTCATGCTAATGTTAATGGCTCTACAGGATTAATATGGAATGTAACAAGACCAGACGGGGCAGTAATTACTCTTTCTGATAGTTTACATAATATAAACGGAGATTTGAGAATATCATCATTCAATGATTCAAAAAATAGAATATTCAGGTTTTACAGAGAGTCAGTTCCTAGAATATTAGCAAGACAGATTGATACTCTCACAACTAATCCTATGAAAATACTTTTTAATACCAAAAAAGATGATATGGCTAAAAATTTTCAAGCATTGAAAGGTATTTATAAATTTGAAGTGAGCGGTAAATTTTCAGAAGATAATGCCAGCTTTGAAGATCCTTATATGGTATTGGTAGGCTCTATGTCCGGTATAATGGGTACTGATAATATGAAAAGAGATATATTTTCAGGTTTAGTATCAGGACTTAAATGGGCATTATTTATTGGTATAGCTACAAGTTTTATATCCGTTATAATAGGCGTAATGTATGGAATAGTGTCAGCATATTTTGGTGGATTTGTTGATAATACTATGCAGTTTATATATCAAATATTTATAGGCATACCTGTACTTCCTGTGATGATAGTTATGAGTGCAATATTCAAGCCTAGTATATGGACTATGATAACAATGATGATATTTTTCTCTTGGACTGGTTCAGTTATGACGGTTCGTTCTATGGCTATGCAGCTTAAAGAGGAAACTTATATTGAGGCAGCTCGTACTATTGGGGCAGGACATTTTAGAATAATATTCAATCATTTAGCTCCTTTACTTTTACCTTTTTCATTTGCCTCTATGGCTTTGGCTGTACCTTCTGCTATAGTTTATGAATCTTCTTTATCATTGCTTGGACTCGGAGATGCATCTATAGTTACTTGGGGACAGATTTTGCATGATGCTATGAAAGGTTCTGCTGTGCTTTCAGGTCTTTGGTGGTGGATAATACCTCCTGGAATTTTAATTGCTATTTTAGGCATGTCATTTGCATTTTTAGGTTTCGCTTTGGATAAGATACTTCACCCTAAACTTAGAAGCAGATGA
- a CDS encoding HD domain-containing protein, with amino-acid sequence MASIERDKAVELFKKYNDEHSLFKHALSVEAVMRYFAKKNGEDEDEWGMVGLLHDMDYEKYPDEHCIKVKEILEAEGLPDSFIRAIQSHGYGLCTDIEPLSNMEKTLYAVDELSGFITACALVRPSKSLDDMEVKSVKKKLKDKAFAAKVDRTVINKGAEMLGINIDELIKETIEALIPVQESIGLKKIS; translated from the coding sequence ATGGCCAGCATAGAAAGAGATAAAGCTGTTGAATTATTCAAAAAATATAATGATGAGCATTCATTATTTAAGCATGCATTATCCGTGGAAGCAGTGATGAGATATTTTGCCAAGAAAAACGGCGAAGATGAAGACGAATGGGGTATGGTAGGACTTTTGCATGATATGGATTATGAAAAATATCCTGATGAGCATTGTATTAAAGTGAAAGAAATACTTGAGGCAGAAGGACTTCCTGACAGTTTTATAAGAGCCATTCAAAGTCATGGTTACGGATTATGTACAGATATTGAACCTTTAAGCAATATGGAAAAAACTCTATATGCGGTTGATGAACTTTCAGGTTTTATTACAGCATGTGCTTTGGTTAGACCTTCAAAGAGTTTAGATGATATGGAAGTAAAATCTGTTAAGAAGAAACTTAAAGATAAAGCATTTGCAGCTAAAGTAGACAGAACAGTTATAAATAAAGGTGCTGAAATGTTGGGAATCAATATAGATGAACTTATAAAAGAAACTATAGAAGCTCTTATTCCTGTACAAGAGAGTATAGGGCTTAAGAAAATTTCCTAA
- a CDS encoding DUF3226 domain-containing protein, with protein sequence MEFTSINKLEKSSKLDVDFACYIMNVNGYGELETVLKSIKKSDSVFADCLESWRECLKVHNKDISDKDFDKFYINNYIRFDTCNKYEQKQSSKYCSFESAMKKDIWDLDNNILNDLKEFLKLLM encoded by the coding sequence GTGGAATTTACATCAATAAATAAATTAGAAAAATCTTCTAAACTTGATGTTGATTTTGCATGTTATATTATGAATGTAAATGGATATGGTGAATTAGAAACAGTATTAAAATCAATAAAAAAATCTGACTCTGTTTTTGCTGACTGTTTAGAGAGTTGGAGAGAATGTTTAAAAGTCCATAATAAAGATATAAGCGATAAAGATTTTGATAAGTTCTATATAAATAATTATATTAGATTTGATACCTGCAATAAATATGAACAGAAACAATCTAGTAAATACTGCAGTTTTGAGTCTGCTATGAAAAAAGATATATGGGATTTAGATAATAATATTTTAAATGATTTAAAAGAATTTTTAAAATTATTAATGTAA
- a CDS encoding ankyrin repeat domain-containing protein, with the protein MKKLIIITLFINIISLYALTENENKMINAVKTGDIRTIQTLLSQNVNPNIKDERGYSLIHIAAENNQTVAINVLKNSPYTDLNILLDNNTKITNNNQYIDGSYYSAMDIATINKNFESVKLLIDSGANINFQMKEKPRSEFLASEYANPQILELYLNKNIYLLMNSEDVISLIKSASIGNNVENINYLVKNLGIDVDTKDTNTMLHYAVGHGSIEAADELIKLGADIDNTNANFKTSLHYIIENNSNRLTESVNLLLSKKANPNIKDKNGNTALHLAVMNAHKSKKEYIEVINALIKNNANLNILNDKNQLALNIAVINNDTEISNILINAKSELNNMYNGSAPIHTAVKNNNIAITDSLLSNGVDVDIKDSKGYSPLAIAVENNNLEMCRKLIRNNAAVDSKAIDIAKKMNNKEIKKLLGLEYIN; encoded by the coding sequence ATGAAAAAACTCATAATAATAACATTATTTATAAATATTATTAGTCTATATGCATTGACAGAAAATGAAAATAAAATGATTAATGCTGTAAAAACAGGAGATATTAGAACAATACAAACTCTATTATCTCAAAATGTAAATCCAAATATTAAAGATGAAAGAGGATATTCTCTTATACATATAGCGGCAGAAAATAATCAGACAGTTGCTATAAATGTACTTAAAAATTCACCATATACAGATTTAAATATACTTTTGGATAATAATACAAAAATAACAAATAACAATCAGTATATAGACGGCTCATACTATTCAGCTATGGACATTGCCACTATAAATAAAAACTTTGAAAGTGTGAAATTATTGATAGATTCCGGAGCCAATATTAATTTCCAAATGAAAGAGAAACCAAGAAGTGAGTTTCTAGCTTCAGAATATGCTAATCCTCAAATATTAGAACTTTATCTTAATAAAAATATATACTTGCTTATGAATAGCGAAGATGTTATATCATTAATAAAATCTGCAAGCATTGGAAATAATGTAGAAAACATAAACTATTTAGTAAAAAATTTAGGAATAGATGTTGATACTAAAGATACTAATACTATGCTTCATTATGCTGTAGGACATGGTTCCATAGAGGCTGCAGACGAACTTATAAAATTAGGTGCCGATATAGACAATACAAATGCCAATTTTAAAACATCTTTACACTATATTATAGAAAATAATTCTAATAGATTAACTGAAAGTGTTAATTTACTATTATCAAAAAAAGCAAATCCTAATATAAAAGATAAAAATGGAAATACTGCTTTGCATTTAGCTGTGATGAATGCTCATAAATCAAAAAAGGAATATATAGAAGTTATAAATGCTTTAATAAAAAATAACGCCAATTTAAATATATTAAATGATAAAAATCAATTAGCTTTAAATATAGCTGTAATTAATAATGATACAGAAATATCTAATATTTTAATAAATGCTAAATCAGAATTAAATAATATGTATAATGGATCCGCTCCTATACATACAGCAGTAAAAAATAATAATATAGCTATAACTGATAGTCTATTATCAAATGGTGTTGATGTTGATATAAAAGACAGTAAAGGATACAGTCCATTAGCTATAGCCGTAGAAAATAATAATTTAGAGATGTGTAGAAAACTCATAAGAAATAATGCTGCAGTAGACAGTAAAGCAATAGATATAGCAAAGAAAATGAACAATAAAGAAATAAAAAAATTATTAGGACTTGAATATATAAATTAA
- a CDS encoding glycoside hydrolase family 10 protein, with protein MNKIIVIISLIILLATSCQTLNIIIPNDVRKILAKNIDEDRSQNPLYREFRAAWISSVVNIDWPLKGGSESEQKKLIIKHLDTLYENNFNALFIQVKPDAGVIFKSEINPATRYFLGSASSDEKDDYPFETDMLEFIIEEAHKRNLEVHAWFNPYRMSLTYDKTKSYEEQFSKKNFIHTYVSNNLEPIYWYDNRLYLDPGEPISAKYITDSVIEVLENYDVDGIHFDDYFYQNAARGKTYKDWPDEVSAEKYGAKRGYDITNKSDDDYGMNGLYAWRRDNINRLVSDLYREIKSRKPYVKWTISPAGVWRNKDKLAEYPGSKYGSETRSYNPNFDALHADVLLWMLNGEKTTTLNNATRKDGLNRMYIDAIIPQVYWTSEHKTAPFDKIVKWWVDEAKKSNNGKLADIYIGHALYRMGSATNIEPWHDIDLMSRQINYIRDVGKGYIKGSAFFTMHNMYRKDRDTGNFGNDAIEYVRENNYIFKAIVPTMNTMKDISKAPLKLENPSIKKVFGGIEITFTDPNEYKLDKYGHPLPSYSSYYAIYRETIGESGIELIDKIRRTDFNTNAKVIYKDKRVNSKQTYIYYVTALDRIHNESAYLTIIND; from the coding sequence ATGAATAAAATCATTGTAATAATATCTTTAATCATACTATTAGCAACATCTTGTCAAACTTTGAATATCATTATACCGAATGATGTAAGAAAAATACTTGCTAAAAATATTGATGAAGATAGAAGTCAAAATCCTCTTTATAGAGAGTTCAGGGCAGCTTGGATATCATCAGTAGTGAATATAGACTGGCCTTTGAAAGGAGGAAGCGAATCCGAACAGAAAAAACTCATTATAAAACATTTAGATACATTATATGAAAATAATTTCAATGCTTTATTTATTCAAGTGAAGCCAGATGCAGGAGTAATATTCAAATCAGAAATAAATCCTGCTACAAGATATTTTTTAGGTTCTGCATCAAGCGATGAAAAAGATGATTACCCTTTTGAAACAGATATGCTTGAATTTATAATAGAAGAAGCTCATAAAAGAAATTTAGAAGTTCATGCTTGGTTTAATCCTTACCGCATGTCTTTAACTTATGATAAAACTAAAAGCTATGAAGAACAATTTTCAAAAAAGAATTTTATTCATACTTATGTTTCTAATAATCTTGAGCCTATATATTGGTATGATAACAGACTTTATTTAGATCCGGGCGAACCTATAAGTGCAAAATATATAACAGATTCAGTTATAGAAGTTCTTGAAAATTATGATGTAGACGGCATACATTTTGATGATTATTTTTATCAGAATGCTGCAAGAGGAAAAACTTATAAAGATTGGCCTGATGAAGTAAGTGCTGAAAAATATGGTGCTAAAAGAGGATACGATATTACAAATAAATCTGATGATGATTATGGAATGAATGGGCTTTATGCTTGGAGAAGAGATAATATCAACAGGCTTGTAAGCGATTTATACAGAGAAATAAAATCAAGAAAACCTTATGTAAAATGGACTATTTCACCTGCCGGAGTTTGGAGAAATAAAGATAAATTGGCAGAATATCCAGGAAGTAAATATGGAAGCGAAACAAGATCATATAATCCTAATTTTGATGCTTTACATGCTGATGTTCTTTTATGGATGCTTAATGGAGAAAAAACAACTACCTTAAATAATGCCACAAGGAAAGACGGATTAAATAGAATGTATATCGATGCTATAATACCTCAAGTATATTGGACTTCAGAACATAAAACAGCCCCTTTTGATAAAATAGTAAAATGGTGGGTTGATGAGGCAAAAAAATCAAATAATGGAAAACTTGCCGACATATATATAGGACATGCTCTATACAGAATGGGAAGTGCTACAAATATAGAACCTTGGCATGATATTGATTTGATGTCAAGACAAATAAATTATATAAGAGATGTAGGTAAAGGATATATTAAAGGATCTGCCTTCTTCACAATGCATAATATGTATAGAAAAGACAGAGATACAGGAAATTTCGGAAATGATGCTATTGAATATGTAAGAGAAAATAATTATATATTCAAGGCAATAGTACCAACAATGAACACTATGAAAGATATAAGTAAAGCTCCTTTAAAATTAGAAAATCCAAGTATTAAAAAAGTTTTCGGAGGAATTGAAATAACATTTACAGACCCTAATGAATATAAGCTGGATAAATACGGACATCCTCTACCTTCATATTCTTCATACTATGCTATATACAGAGAAACTATAGGAGAATCCGGAATAGAATTAATAGATAAAATAAGAAGAACCGATTTTAATACGAATGCAAAAGTAATATATAAAGATAAAAGGGTAAATTCAAAACAAACTTACATATATTATGTTACAGCTTTAGACAGAATACATAATGAAAGCGCATACCTTACTATAATAAATGATTGA
- a CDS encoding DUF3226 domain-containing protein, giving the protein MNNLIIVESKNDKSFIERLIEYYNCVNINVQCICEFECLEGINNLDKKLEEIRLDKYDRIGIIVDADKEGIDKRIEFINKALKKYVMMWNLHQ; this is encoded by the coding sequence GTGAATAATTTAATAATAGTTGAAAGCAAGAATGATAAATCCTTTATAGAAAGATTGATAGAATACTATAATTGCGTAAATATAAATGTTCAATGTATTTGTGAATTTGAATGTTTAGAAGGCATAAACAACCTTGATAAAAAACTTGAAGAAATAAGATTGGATAAATACGATAGAATAGGGATTATTGTAGATGCTGACAAAGAAGGTATAGATAAAAGAATTGAGTTTATAAATAAAGCTTTAAAAAAGTATGTGATGATGTGGAATTTACATCAATAA
- a CDS encoding BspA family leucine-rich repeat surface protein, translating to MKYKPKYKFGLLDYIKDENINLSDIDTSDIIDMSYLFENSKRKNFDGIENWNVSNVTDMKCMFKNAEYFNADLSKWNVHKVIDMSEMFSNTKYFNCDLTSWNIDNLKYFEDIFENADSFKHTKTVLKFYNKCKSRNYKKKLQLMLETLDIKELYRELKNDKVNYKKIKIS from the coding sequence ATGAAATACAAGCCTAAATATAAATTCGGATTATTGGATTATATTAAAGATGAAAATATAAATCTTTCTGATATAGATACAAGCGATATAATTGATATGTCATATTTATTTGAAAATAGTAAAAGAAAGAATTTTGACGGCATAGAAAATTGGAATGTATCTAATGTAACTGATATGAAATGCATGTTTAAAAATGCTGAATATTTCAATGCCGATTTAAGTAAATGGAATGTACATAAAGTTATTGATATGAGTGAGATGTTTAGTAATACAAAATATTTTAACTGTGATTTAACTTCTTGGAATATTGATAATCTTAAATATTTTGAAGATATTTTTGAAAATGCTGATTCTTTTAAACATACAAAAACTGTTTTAAAATTTTATAATAAATGTAAAAGCAGAAATTATAAAAAGAAACTTCAGTTAATGTTAGAAACTCTTGATATAAAAGAGCTTTATAGAGAATTAAAAAATGATAAAGTAAATTACAAAAAAATAAAGATTTCATAA
- a CDS encoding AAA family ATPase, whose protein sequence is MENHFVKNISFENFKCFKKLEFDGFKRVNLIGGQNNVGKTSFMEGVNLSVYSEDALKLHTNIRQMIKSRQNDDIDIDFFYNDENVINIKTNNKNVKIIYIKDPSKENRMITTPYFNLIVGYSEFELDIYDFCNDKIIIKDDYHFIHSFKADEEYIASLYGQLTNLGKEDYIDNSLKIFDENIIGIRQIFNNNKVTLKLKLKYREKPVLLSSFGEGINRYIAIICAIWSSKDGYLFIDEIENGIHYTNYPKLWKLIFEISNEANCQVFAATHSKECIEAFNKENKDNDGLYLEFYRNQKTGLINIKDRDNEQLEYALLNNGEFRGE, encoded by the coding sequence ATGGAAAATCATTTTGTTAAAAATATATCTTTTGAAAATTTTAAATGCTTTAAAAAATTAGAATTTGATGGTTTTAAAAGAGTCAATTTAATAGGCGGACAGAATAATGTAGGAAAAACTTCTTTTATGGAAGGAGTTAATCTTTCAGTGTATTCAGAAGATGCTTTAAAGCTTCATACTAATATAAGACAAATGATTAAAAGCAGACAAAATGATGATATTGATATAGATTTTTTTTATAATGATGAAAATGTTATCAATATTAAAACTAATAACAAAAATGTAAAAATAATATATATAAAAGATCCTTCAAAAGAAAACAGAATGATTACTACTCCTTATTTTAATTTAATTGTTGGTTATAGTGAATTTGAATTGGATATATACGATTTTTGTAATGATAAAATTATAATTAAAGATGATTATCATTTTATACATTCTTTTAAAGCTGATGAAGAATATATTGCATCCTTGTATGGTCAGTTAACCAATTTAGGCAAAGAAGATTATATTGATAATTCATTAAAAATATTTGATGAAAATATTATTGGTATTAGACAAATTTTTAACAATAATAAAGTAACATTGAAATTAAAATTAAAATACAGAGAAAAGCCTGTTTTATTATCTTCATTCGGTGAGGGTATAAACAGATATATTGCTATAATTTGTGCTATATGGTCTAGTAAGGACGGATATTTATTTATTGATGAAATAGAAAATGGCATACATTATACAAATTATCCTAAATTATGGAAATTAATTTTTGAAATATCTAATGAAGCTAATTGTCAGGTATTTGCTGCTACTCATTCAAAGGAATGTATAGAGGCTTTTAATAAAGAAAATAAAGATAATGATGGTTTATATTTAGAGTTTTATAGAAATCAAAAAACAGGTCTTATTAATATAAAAGATAGGGATAATGAGCAGTTAGAATATGCACTTCTCAATAATGGAGAGTTTAGAGGTGAATAA